TAGGAGGTCACCACGGCGAGCATGTCGATGATCGGCTTGGCGGGCAGGCCGGGCACTGACGTACTCCCGATGTGCTCGACCGCGCGCACCAGCTGATCCTCCAGGATCGGTTCCACCAGCGACCGCGCCGACTCGAACGACCCCGCCCAATGCGGGGAGTGGTCGACGACGACGATGCGGTCGCCGCGGGTCACTTCAAGAACTTGGAGAAGTCCGAGGGCAGGTTGAGCTCGGCGGCAGCCTTCTCGTAGTCGATCTCCTCGCCGCCCTGGGTGCCGAACGGGTTGGCGGCGGCCGGCTTCTTGGCGGCGTCGGCCTTGGCCTGCTGGGCGGCCTTGGCCGGGTTGCCGGACTTGCGCGCGCCCTTGCCCTTCTTCTTCTGGGCGACCTGCTTGGCGCCGGCGCGCTTGCCGAAACCGGCACCGGGAGCGCCCGGCATTCCGGGCATACCGCCACCGGAGGCGAGCTGCTTCATCATCTTCGAGGCTTCGGTGAAGCGCTGGATGAGCTGGTTGACGTCGGAGACCTGACGGCCCGAGCCCTTCGCGATGCGGGCGCGGCGGGAGCCGTCCAGGATCTTCGGGTTGGCGCGCTCGGCGGGGGTCATCGACTGGATGATCGCCTTGATCCGGTCGATCTCGCGCTCGTCGAAGTTGTCGAGCTGCTCGCGGAACTGGCCCATGCCGGGCAGCATCCCCATCAGCTTCGACATCGAGCCGAGCTTCTGCAGCTGCTGCATCTGCTTGAGGAAGTCGTCGAGCGTGAACTCGCCGCTCGCGATCTTGGCCGCGTCCTGCTCGGCCTGCCCCTGGTCGAAGGTCTTCTCGGCCTGCTCGATCAGGGTGAGCATGTCGCCCATGTCGAGGATGCGGCCGGCCATCCGGTCGGGGTGGAACAGGTCGAAGTCGGTCATCTTCTCGCCGTTGGAGGCGAACATGACCGGCTTGCCGGTGATCTCGACGATCGACAGCGCCGCACCACCGCGGGCGTCACCGTCGAGCTTGGTGAGCACGACACCGTCGTAGCCGACGCCGTCGAGGAAGGCCTGCGCGGTGTTGACCGCGTCCTGACCGATCATCGCGTCGACGACGAAGAGCACCTCGTCGGGGTTGACCGCCGCCTTGATGTCGGAGGCCTGCTTCATCAGCTCCTCGTCGATGCCGAGGCGGCCGGCGGTGTCGACGATGACGACGTCGTGGAGCTTGCGCTTGGCCTCCTCGACCGCGTCGCGAGCGACCTCGACGGGGTTGCCGACGCCGTTGCCGGGCTGCGGCGCATAGACGGGGACGTTGACCCGCTCACCGTTGACCTGGAGCTGGTTGACCGCGTTGGGCCGCTGCAGGTCGGCGGCGACCAGGAGCGGAGCCTTGCCCTGCTCCTTGAGCCACAGCGCGAGCTTCGCGGCCAGGGTGGTCTTACCGGCACCTTGGAGACCCGCGAGCATGATGACGGTCGGGCCGGTCTTGGCGTAGCGGAGCCGGCGGGTCTCGCCGCCCAGGATCGTGACCAGCTCGTCGTTGACGATCTTGACGATCTGCTGGGCGGGGTTCAGCGCCTGGCTGACCTCCTCGCCGCGGGCGCGCTCCTTGACCTTGGCGACGAACGCACGCACCACCGGCAGGGCGACGTCGGCCTCGAGCAGCGCGATCCTGATCTCGCGTGCGGTGGCATCGATGTCGGCATCGGTGAGGCGGCCCTTGCCCCGGATGTTCTTGAACGTCGTGGCGAGCCGGTCGGAGAGCGTGGCGAACAAAGCGGTCCTTCAGCAGTAACGAGATGTGGGTCCAAGACTAACGAACGGATGTACGTGGGGTGCTATTCGGCAGCCCCGACCGCTCGCCGAGTCACCTCGGTCAGCGCTCGAGAGCAGCACGCACCGCGTGGGCCGCCTCGGCCGCCCGCTGGTCGCCGAGCGCCCCGGCATGGGCCTCGTGCAGGTAGAACACGTCGACGGCCTGAGGACCGAGCGTGGAGATGTGCGCGGAGCGTACGGCGATGTCGAGCCTCGTCAGGGCCGCCGCGACGGTGTGGACGACGCCCGGGCGGTCGATCGTGCGCACCTCGAGGACGGTGGCGGTGCTCGACGCCTCCGGACGTACGACGACCGAGGGCGGCCTCGCCGACGCGGCCGCGCTCGGCGCCAGCCGCTCGGCCGGGTCGAGTCGGCCCTCGGTGATCGCCGAGAAGCGGGTGCGGAGCACGGCGGAGTCGACGTAGCTGTCACCGACGTCCCACACGCTGACCGCGAACGCTCCCTGCTGCCACACGCGACAGGCACGCACCGGCAGCCGGGCGATCGCGAAGGTCGCGGCCAGGTCGGCGAGCAGACCGATACGGTCCGGCGCGATCGCCCACACCCGGGCACCGTCGGCGAGCGGCTCGGCCCGGAACGACGCCGCCCCGGAACGTACGCCGTCGGGGATCTCGACCGCGTCGTAGGTGCGCTCCTGGGCGTCGATGCCGGTGTCGAGGACCTTCGCGGCCCGGCCGGCGAGGTCACGGACGAGCCGGGCGCGCCAGGTGGTCCAGGCCTTCGGGCTGGTGGCGCGCGCATCGGCCTCGGTCAGCGCGGTCAGGAGCGCGAGCGCCTCCGCCTCCCCCATCGTCTCGACCACGAGGTCGACGGTCGCCGGGTCGTCGGGGTCACGGGTCGTCGCGGTGGTCGAGAGGAGCAGGTGCCGGCGCACCAGCTGGGCGATCAGCTCGACCTCTTCGGCCGGGAAGCCCATCCGGGCGGCGATCCGGCGGGCGATCGGCTCCCCCGCGACGCTGTGCTCGGTCAGCGAGCCCTTGCCGATGTCGTGGAGCAGCGCGGCCGCCAGGAGCACGTCGGGGCGAGCGACGCGCGGCAGCAGCGGCACCGCCTCGATGCAGGTCTCGATGGTGTGCCGGTCGACGGTGTAGCGGTGGATGATCGAGGCGTGCGGGAGCAGCCGGATGCGCTCCCACTCGGGCAGGATCCGCGAGATGGCGCCGGTCTCCTCGAGCGTCTCCCACACGGCCAGCAGCCCTCGACCGGCACCCAGCAGGCGTAGGAAGAGCTGGCGTGCCTCCTCCGGCCACGGGTCGGGCAGCTCCGGGGTGTCCTTGGCCAGGCGCGCGGCCGTCGGCGGGGCCAGCGCCACCCCGTGCTCGGCGGCCGACGCCGAGGCCCGCAGGAGCATCAGCGGGTCGCGCGCCGGACGGGCGCCGGGCACGAGCACGACCTCTCCCGAGGAGAGCGCCAGCCCGCCGCCGAGCGGCGTCAGCCGAGGTCGGCGCGCCGCCTTCGCGGGGGGCCGGTCGAGCACTCCGTCGACCCGTCGCCAGGCCAGATGGGAGAGGTGGGTGAGGCGGCGGCCGATGGTGCGTACGTGGGCCTGCGCCGTGCGTGCGTCGGCCAGGTCGAGCCGATCGGCGAGCTCGTCCCACATCTCCGGCACGATCCGGTCGCCGGCGCGCCCGGCGATCTCGTGGACGAGGTCACGCACGTCGAGGAGGGCACGACGAGACGCCTCGAGCTCGACCGCCGGGACGTCGACGAGCCAGGTGGCGACGATCGCCTTGATCACCACGGCGTCTCGCAGGCCCCCGGCCATCTCCTTCACCTCGGGCACCGAGGCGTGCGCGAGCTCACCGGCCCGGCGATGACGCTCGAGGCTCAGCGACCTCAGCTCGGGCAGCAGGGCGCGGGCGTGCCTGCGCCAGTGCGCGAGCATCGTCGTACGCAGCCGCAGCACGAGCCCGCGGTCGCCGGCCAGGTGCCGGATGTCGAGCAGCCCCAGCGCGACCCGCAGGTCACCGGTCGAGGCGGAGAGCATCTCGGAGAAGGAGCGCACCGAGTGGTCGAGCTCGGGCGCTACGTCCCAGAGCGGATACCAGACCTGCTCGGACACCGCTCCCGGGGAGACCTCGTCGTCGTGGACCAGCACGACGTCCCAGTCGGAGAACGGTGCGAGCTCACCGCGCCCGTAGCCACCGACCGCGACCAGCGCGACCCCGACCTCGGGGCCGTCTGCGGCTGCGTACGCCTCGGCGCACTGCGCATCGGCAGCGGCGGTGCGCTCCGCACGGCCCTCAGCGCTCACGCGAGGCACAGCTCATCGAGACTCGGATGACAGGTCGGCCGGCACGTCGCTGGCGCGGTCAGATGGCGCTGTCGTCGCGGTCGCCGGTGCGCACCCGGACGATCGTCTCCAGCGGCGAGACCCAGACCTTGCCGTCGCCGATGCGCTCGGTCTTGGCCGAGGTCTCGATGGCGTTCACGACCGCGTCGACCTCGTCGTCGGGCACAGCGATCTCGATGCGGATCTTGGGCACCAGCGCGACGTCGTACTCAGCACCTCGGTAGACCTCGGTGTGGCCCTTCTGACGCCCGTAGCCGGACACCTCCGAGACGGTCATGCCGGTGACGCCGACAGCCTCGAGGGCGACGCGGACGTCCTCCCACTTGTGGGGTTTGATCACTGCGGTGACGAGCTTCATTTCTCTCCTCCGGTGGGGAATCGGTGGGCCGAGACTCGGGGCGAAGCCTAGTTGGCGCGCGCGGTCTCGGCTCAGAGCGCCTCGGTGTCGCGGGCGCCCGTGCGCACGCGGACGACCGACTCGATCTGGCTGAGCCAGACCTTCCCGTCGCCGATCCGCCCTGTCTGCGCGGCCTTCACGACGATGCCGACGACGTCTTCGGCGTCCTCGTCCTCGACCACGATCTCGATGCGGATCTTCGGCACCAGGGCGATGTCGTACTCGGCACCTCGGTAGACCTCGGTGTGGCCCTTCTGCCGGCCGTAGCCGCTCACCTCCGAGACGGTCATGCCGGTCACGCCGAAGGCTTCCAGAGCCCCGCGTACGTCCTCCCACTTGTGGGGTTTGATCACTGCGGTCACGAGCTTCACGAGATGGCGCCTCCAGAGGTCGTTGGTCCTGTCATCGTCGCCGCCACCTTCGCCCGATCAGGTTTCGACACCCCGAAGGCCGTGTTTCCACTGTGTAACAGAGTGTTGGTCCGTACGTCGCCAAAGCGTCAAAACTGGCCGGATTTGCCCCGCGCCGGACACTCCTGAAGCCGCCAAAGGTCGCTACCCTCGTCGCATGTCGCACTACGCCGTCGAGATCGACCTCGAACAGCCCAACACGAGTCATGTGCAGGTCATCGATCTGGCCTCTGCTGCCTCGGGGCCGGAGACCGGCGCCACGCGGGTCCTCGACGTCGGCTGCTGGACCGGCGAGGTCGGCCGCATCCTGACCGAGCGCGGCTGCAGCGTGACCGGCATCGAGATCGACACCGAGGCAGCGCGTCTGGCCGAGAAGGTGCTCGACCGGGTCGTCGTCGCCGACCTCGACGAGAAGCCGCTGACCGAGCTGGTCGAGCCGGGCTCGTTCGACGTGGTGATCTTCGCCGATGTGCTCGAGCACCTCGTCGACCCGAGGGCGGCGCTCGAGCAGGCCCGCGAGCTGCTCGCGCCGGGCGGGCGGGTGGTCATCTCGATCCCCAACGTCACCCACGGCTCGGTGCGGCTCGCGCTGCTCCAGGGGCGCTGGCAGACCACCGAGACCGGCCTGCTCGACCGCACCCACATCAAGTTCTACTCGCGCGAGGGGCTGGCCACGCTCTTCACCGAGGCCGGCTACGCGATCGAGGACCTGCGCGGCACGACCGCCGACCCGCTCAACGTCGAGGTCGCCATCGACCCGGCCGACCTTCCTGAGGCGAGCGTGGAGTGGGTGCGCCGCCAGCCCGACGCGCTCGTCTACCAGTTCCAGCTCTCCGCCCGCCCGCTCGCCGACGGTGAGAGCTCGGCGGCAGTGCCCGATCTCGTCGAGGCCGCTCCGGCCGAGGACGTACGCCTGCGCGACGCGCACACGAAGCGATTCGAGGAGGTGCACCGCTCGCGGCTGGCCACCCGCGACCACATCCTCGGCGTGCAGGCCTCCGCCAACTCCGCCCAGGCGCGGGTCGGTGTGCTGTCCAAGCAGCTGCGCGAGTCGCGAGCGATCAACAAGCGCCGCCGCGAGCGGATCGAGCGCCTGCGCGGCAAGGTCGCCGGCCTCGAGGCCGACCTGACCTACGCGACCCGCCACCCGGTGCGCAACTTCGGTCGCCGCGTCGTACGCCGCCTCCGCCGAGTCGGCGCATCCTGACCGAAATCCACGTCGAGTCGGCTCGTCCTGACCAAAAATCACGTCGAGTCGGCGCGTTAGAACGAGCCGACTCGGCGATGGATCTGGTCAGAACGGGCCGACTCGACGCAGTGGTCGGTCAGCGGACGCCGTTGGAGTAGCCCTCGCGGACGTGCTCGTAGCTGCCCCAGCGGTTGTTCATGAAGTCCTTCTCCCAGTCGTGGACGGCGTTGTCACGGCTCACGGACTCGAAGTGGAAGAGCACGACCTCGTGCAGCCAGACGAGCCGCAGCCCGAGGGAGCGGCGCACCTTGAGGCACAGGTCGACGTCGTTGTAGTTGACCGGCAGCCGCTCGCTGAACCCGCCGGCGTCGAAGAAGACCTCACGCCGCATCGCCACGCACGCGCCGGTCAGGGCCGAGGTCTCCCGGTTCATGTGCAGCTCACCGTGGTTGCCTCGCTCGTCGGGGCGTGACCGGTAGTAGGCGTGGGTGATGGTGCCGCTGCCGTAGACCAGCCCGGCGTGCTGGATGCGGAGATCCTCGAAGAGGAGCTTGGGGCCGGTCATCCCGACGCCCGCCTCGCGCAGCGGAGCGATCAGGTGCTCGATGACCCCCTCGGAGTAGGCCTCCATGTCGTCGTTGAGGAAGACCAGCACGTCGCCCGAGGCGTGCGCGGCGCCGACGTTGCACTTGGCGCTGAAGCTGAACTTCTCGGTGAACTCGACCAGCTTGATGTCGGCGCCCTCGATCGCCCGCAGCGCATCGAGCACCGGGGCCGGCGTCGGGGTGTCGTAGACGATCACGAACTCGAGGTTGCGGTGCCGGGAGGAGGCGACCACGGAGCGCACCGTCTCCACGACCATCGCGCGCAGATGGCCCCACACGATCGCGCTGGTGCCGATGGTCGGGATGATCACGCTGACCGGTGTGTCCAGGTCGGGCTCGCGCTCGACCCGGTAGAGGCCCGGCGAGACGCCGCGCTCGGCGCGTGCGCGGATGCCGAGCCGGTCCAGATGAGCCTGCACGGCGCGTACGCCGGCCTCCCAGGCGTACGGCTTGGCCTGGTTGTCGGCTGCGGCCGACCCCGGCACCTGACGCCAGTGGTAGAGCGCGCCGGGCACGTGCACGATGCGGCGGGCGCGCTCGCTGACCCGCATCACCAGGTCGTGGTCCTGGGAGCCGTCGAAGCCCTCGCGGAAGCCACCGACCTCCTCGACGATCGAGCGCCGGAAGACCGAGAAGTGGGTGCAGTAGTTGTGGTGGCGCAGCCGCTCGGGCGACCAGTCGGGCTTGTAGTAGGGGTGGACGAGCTCGCCCGTGTCGGTCATCAGGTCTTGATCGCTGTAGGCGTAGTCGAGATCCTCGAACCGGTCGTAGGCGTCGACCATCTTCTCCAGGGCGTTCGGCTGGAGCACGTCGTCGTGGTCGAGCAGCGCGATCAGCTCGCCGGTCGCCTCGGCCAGCGACGAGCTGGAGGCGGCCACGATGCCGCCGTTCTCGGCACGCTCCACGATCCGCACCCGAGGCTCTGCGGCCGCCAGCTCGCGCAGCCTCGGCAGCACCCAGGGCTCCGGCGAGCAGTCGTCGCTCAAGATCCACTCCCAGTCGGCGAAGCTCTGGGCGAGGACGGAGGCGATCGTGTCCTCGAAGGCATCGGCGGGCGGGTTGTAGACAGCGGTGATCAGCGAAACCCGAGGCGACGACATGCACCCAGCCTATGGGGCGCCACAGATAGGGTGAGGGCCGACATCCCATCGTCTCGGAGGTTTAACACGTGTCTCGGTTGGCAGTGCTGGCGACATTCGACACCGAGGGGCGGCTGTGGCCGCACGTGCGCCACCAGATCGAGGCGTACGCCGCGGCAGCCGAGGTGATCGTGGTCTCCGCCGGCGGCCTGGCCGAGGCGGACCGCGCCTGGGCGCAGGCACGGGCGACGGTGGTCGAGCGCGGCAACGACGGCTATGACTTCGGCTCCTACCGGGCCGGTCTGGAGGCGGCCGGCGACCTGGGTCGCTTCGACCTGGTCCTGCTGGCCAACGACAGCTTCATCGGCCCGGTCGTGCCGCTCGAGCAGATCATCGAGGAGATGTCCGCGCGCGGCGTCGACTTCTGGGGCCTGACCCGCAACGGCGAGATGGGCGACCACCTCCAGAGCTACTTCGTGGGCTTCGAGCCGGCCGCGGTCGCCTCCGAGGCGTTCGTCGAGTTCTGGCGCGACTTCGAGCCGATCGACGACCGCGGCGAGGTGATCAAGCGCTACGAGGTCGGC
The sequence above is drawn from the Nocardioides albertanoniae genome and encodes:
- the ffh gene encoding signal recognition particle protein, which translates into the protein MFATLSDRLATTFKNIRGKGRLTDADIDATAREIRIALLEADVALPVVRAFVAKVKERARGEEVSQALNPAQQIVKIVNDELVTILGGETRRLRYAKTGPTVIMLAGLQGAGKTTLAAKLALWLKEQGKAPLLVAADLQRPNAVNQLQVNGERVNVPVYAPQPGNGVGNPVEVARDAVEEAKRKLHDVVIVDTAGRLGIDEELMKQASDIKAAVNPDEVLFVVDAMIGQDAVNTAQAFLDGVGYDGVVLTKLDGDARGGAALSIVEITGKPVMFASNGEKMTDFDLFHPDRMAGRILDMGDMLTLIEQAEKTFDQGQAEQDAAKIASGEFTLDDFLKQMQQLQKLGSMSKLMGMLPGMGQFREQLDNFDEREIDRIKAIIQSMTPAERANPKILDGSRRARIAKGSGRQVSDVNQLIQRFTEASKMMKQLASGGGMPGMPGAPGAGFGKRAGAKQVAQKKKGKGARKSGNPAKAAQQAKADAAKKPAAANPFGTQGGEEIDYEKAAAELNLPSDFSKFLK
- a CDS encoding [protein-PII] uridylyltransferase is translated as MSAEGRAERTAAADAQCAEAYAAADGPEVGVALVAVGGYGRGELAPFSDWDVVLVHDDEVSPGAVSEQVWYPLWDVAPELDHSVRSFSEMLSASTGDLRVALGLLDIRHLAGDRGLVLRLRTTMLAHWRRHARALLPELRSLSLERHRRAGELAHASVPEVKEMAGGLRDAVVIKAIVATWLVDVPAVELEASRRALLDVRDLVHEIAGRAGDRIVPEMWDELADRLDLADARTAQAHVRTIGRRLTHLSHLAWRRVDGVLDRPPAKAARRPRLTPLGGGLALSSGEVVLVPGARPARDPLMLLRASASAAEHGVALAPPTAARLAKDTPELPDPWPEEARQLFLRLLGAGRGLLAVWETLEETGAISRILPEWERIRLLPHASIIHRYTVDRHTIETCIEAVPLLPRVARPDVLLAAALLHDIGKGSLTEHSVAGEPIARRIAARMGFPAEEVELIAQLVRRHLLLSTTATTRDPDDPATVDLVVETMGEAEALALLTALTEADARATSPKAWTTWRARLVRDLAGRAAKVLDTGIDAQERTYDAVEIPDGVRSGAASFRAEPLADGARVWAIAPDRIGLLADLAATFAIARLPVRACRVWQQGAFAVSVWDVGDSYVDSAVLRTRFSAITEGRLDPAERLAPSAAASARPPSVVVRPEASSTATVLEVRTIDRPGVVHTVAAALTRLDIAVRSAHISTLGPQAVDVFYLHEAHAGALGDQRAAEAAHAVRAALER
- a CDS encoding P-II family nitrogen regulator — translated: MKLVTAVIKPHKWEDVRVALEAVGVTGMTVSEVSGYGRQKGHTEVYRGAEYDVALVPKIRIEIAVPDDEVDAVVNAIETSAKTERIGDGKVWVSPLETIVRVRTGDRDDSAI
- a CDS encoding P-II family nitrogen regulator, which codes for MKLVTAVIKPHKWEDVRGALEAFGVTGMTVSEVSGYGRQKGHTEVYRGAEYDIALVPKIRIEIVVEDEDAEDVVGIVVKAAQTGRIGDGKVWLSQIESVVRVRTGARDTEAL
- a CDS encoding class I SAM-dependent methyltransferase yields the protein MSHYAVEIDLEQPNTSHVQVIDLASAASGPETGATRVLDVGCWTGEVGRILTERGCSVTGIEIDTEAARLAEKVLDRVVVADLDEKPLTELVEPGSFDVVIFADVLEHLVDPRAALEQARELLAPGGRVVISIPNVTHGSVRLALLQGRWQTTETGLLDRTHIKFYSREGLATLFTEAGYAIEDLRGTTADPLNVEVAIDPADLPEASVEWVRRQPDALVYQFQLSARPLADGESSAAVPDLVEAAPAEDVRLRDAHTKRFEEVHRSRLATRDHILGVQASANSAQARVGVLSKQLRESRAINKRRRERIERLRGKVAGLEADLTYATRHPVRNFGRRVVRRLRRVGAS
- a CDS encoding glycosyltransferase translates to MSSPRVSLITAVYNPPADAFEDTIASVLAQSFADWEWILSDDCSPEPWVLPRLRELAAAEPRVRIVERAENGGIVAASSSSLAEATGELIALLDHDDVLQPNALEKMVDAYDRFEDLDYAYSDQDLMTDTGELVHPYYKPDWSPERLRHHNYCTHFSVFRRSIVEEVGGFREGFDGSQDHDLVMRVSERARRIVHVPGALYHWRQVPGSAAADNQAKPYAWEAGVRAVQAHLDRLGIRARAERGVSPGLYRVEREPDLDTPVSVIIPTIGTSAIVWGHLRAMVVETVRSVVASSRHRNLEFVIVYDTPTPAPVLDALRAIEGADIKLVEFTEKFSFSAKCNVGAAHASGDVLVFLNDDMEAYSEGVIEHLIAPLREAGVGMTGPKLLFEDLRIQHAGLVYGSGTITHAYYRSRPDERGNHGELHMNRETSALTGACVAMRREVFFDAGGFSERLPVNYNDVDLCLKVRRSLGLRLVWLHEVVLFHFESVSRDNAVHDWEKDFMNNRWGSYEHVREGYSNGVR